CGCGATCCTCACCTGGCAACGCCTATTGGGAGACACGCCCTAGGCGGCGGCCGCGCCGGCTCCCAGGCGGGAACTGCTAGGGTCGAGGAAGCGCCCGATTCTGTGGCGCCTCGTCGTGCCTTCATCGAGCGCCTCTCGCGCTCAGCGACTGCCGCGGCGAACGGACCGGCTTCCGCCGCGTTCGCCATCCCTCCGCCGCCAGCTCGCGCCGCCCGACCCGGACGTCCGCCCCGCTGTGCCGTGCGGATGATCCGAAAGAGAATCCATGACCTCTGCGACCACGCAGACCCCCACCTTCGCCGACCTCGGCGTTCCCGCCTCGCTCGTCGACGTCCTCGTCGCCGAGGGGCGCCCCACCCCGTTCCCGATCCAGGAGGCCACCCTCCCCTCGACGCTCGCGGGCCGCGACGTGCTCGGCCGCGGCAAGACCGGCTCGGGCAAGACCCTCGCCTTCGCGATCCCGCTCGTCGCGCGCCTGGCCGCCCTCGGCGCCGAGCGCCGCGCCGGCGCGCCCACCGGCCTCGTCCTGGCGCCCACCCGTGAGCTCGCCACGCAGATCACCCGCGTGATCGAGCCGCTCGCGGCCGCGTCCGGCATGAAGGTCACCACGATCTTCGGCGGCGTCTCCCAGCGCCCGCAGGAGACCGCCCTGCGCGCCGGCGTCGACATCGTCGTGGCGTGCCCCGGCCGCCTCGAGGACCTCATCGGCCAGAAGATCGTGCGCCTCGATCGCGTCGCCATCACGGTGCTCGACGAGGCCGATCACATGGCCGACCTCGGCTTCCTGCCGGGCGTGACGCGCCTGCTCTCGCAGACGCCGGCCGGCGGGCAGCGCCTGTTCTTCTCGGCGACGCTCGACAACGGCATCGACAAGCTGGTCAAGCGCTTCCTCAACGACCCGGTGCACCACTCGATCGATCCCGCCGAGTCGCCCGTCGCGGCCATGACGCACCACGTGTTCGAGATCGACGCCGACGCGAAGAACGACCTCGTGTTCGCCCTCGCCTCGGGCGCCGCCCGCCGCCTGCTCTTCACGCGCACCAAGCACCAGGCCAAGAAGCTCGCCCGCCAGCTGACCGCCAAGGGCATCCCGGCCGTCGACCTGCACGGCAACCTGTCGCAGAACGCGCGCGACCGCAACCTGGCCGACTTCGCCTCGGGCGCCGTCAAGGTCCTCGTCGCCACCGACGTCGCCGCCCGCGGCGTGCACGTCGACGGCATCGAGCTCGTCGTCCACGTCGATCCGCCCGCCGAGCACAAGGCGTACCTGCACCGTTCGGGCCGCACCGCCCGCGCCGGCTCGTCGGGCGACGTCGTCACGATCATGCTGCCCGCGCAGCGCCGCGACACGAAGGACCTCCTGCGCCGCGCCGCGATCGCGGTGACGCCCCAGGTCGTCACCGCGTCGCACCCCGCGGTCGTCGCGCTGATCGGCGAGGTCGCGCCGCGCGTGGCCCCGGGCCCCGGCCTGCCGGGCGCCGGCAACCCGCCGGCACCGGGCGCCACGGGCGGCGGCCAGTCGCAGGGCGCCAACGCCCGCCGCAAGCGCGCCGTGCGCGAGGGCGTCGCCGAGGCGCCGCGCGAGGGCTCGGGCCGTTCCGGCGGCTCGCGCCGCCGCGGCGGCCAGGGCGGTCAGGGCCGCGCGGGCCAGGCGGCCACGGGGCAGCGCCGCACCGGGCAGTCCCAGGGTGGCCGCTCCGGCCAGCGCTCGGGCGGCTCGTCGGCCGTGTACAGCACGTCGTCCGGATCGTCCGCGCCCCGCACCCCGCGCCGCGCCCAGGGCTGATCCCCCGCACACGAACGGCCCCTCCCTTTCCGGGAGGGGCCGTTCGGCGTTTCGGGGTGCGGCGGATTGCGGCCGCTTCGGCTCCCGGTGAAACAGCATCCTCACGCCGAAACAGCATGTGCGCGCCGAAACAGCAGACGTTGCACGCTGTCTCGGCGCAAACATGCAGTCTCGCGGCCAAGGGGCGCCGACCCCGGCGTCAGATCACTCGCCGCGCGAGATCCGCACCATCTCGTCGCGCGGGACGACCTTGATGCGCGCGCGTCCGTGCGGGGCGCCGAGGGAGACCTCGTGCTCGTCGAGACGGTGCCAGCCCTCGAGATCGGTCCACGACACGCCACGCTCCGCGAGCAGCGCGGGGATGGCCTCCTCGGACGGGTCCTCCGGCTGCCACCAGGAGCCCTGGTCGTTGACGAGGTGCTGGATGGTCTCCATCGCGTCGGACTTGGTGTGGCCGATGAGGCCGACCGGGCCGCGCTTGATCCAGCCCGTGGCGTACATGCCGGGGATGCGCTCGTTGGAGTCGGCGGCGAGCACCTGGCCCTCGTGGTTCGGGATCACGCCGTGGCGCTCGTCGAACGGGACGCCCGGCAGCGGCGATCCGAAGTAGCCGACCGCGCGGTACAGCTGGCCCATCGGGACCTCGCGCATCTCGCCGGTGCCGACGACGCCGCCGGATCCGTCGGGGCGCGTGCGCTCGTACACGAGGGCGGCCACGCGGCCAGCCTCGTCGGTGCGCACCTCGACCGGGCGGGCCCAGAAGTGCAGGTGCAGGCGGCGCGACGCCGATCCGCCGGCGTTGTTGGCCGACGGGCGCTGGCGCCACGACTGCAGCACGCGGTCGATCACCTTGACCTGTTTGTTGGACTCGATCGCCGCGAGCGAGGCCTCGTCGTAGTCGAAGTCCTCGTCGTAGACGACCATGTCGACGTTGCGCAGCTCACCGAGCTCGCGCAGCTCGAGCGGCGTGAACTTCACCTGGGCGGGGCCGCGGCGGCCGAACACGTGCACGTCGGTGACGGGCGAGGCCTCGAGGATCTCGTAGACGTTCTGCGGCACCTCGGTCGGCAGCAGGTCCTCGGCGTGCTTGGCGAGCATGCGGCTGATGTCGAGGGCGACGTTGCCGTTGCCGATCACGCCGACCGACGCCGCGGTCAGCGGCCAGGTGCGCGGCACGTCGGGGTGGCCGTCGAACCACGACACGAAGTCGGCGGCGCCGAACGAGCCCTCGGCGTCGATGCCGGGGATGTCCAGCGACGCGTCGCGGACGGCGCCCGTGGCGAAGATCACGGCGTGGTAGTGCCGCTTGAGGTCGTCGATCGTGATGTCGTCGCCGAAGCGGACGTTGCCGAAGATGCGGATGTCGCCGCGATCGAGCACCTCGCGCAGCGCATTGATGACGCCCTTGATGCGGGGATGATCCGGCGCGACGCCGTAGCGCACGAGCCCGTACGGGGCCGGCAGGTGCTCGAAGAGGTCGATGGAGACGTCGAACTTCCGCTCCGTCTTGAGCAGGATGTCGGCGGCATAGATGCCCGCGGGCCCCGCGCCGACGATGGCCAGCCTGAGCTTGGTCATTGGTGTCCCTTCATGCATGAAGCCCCAGTCTCCCGCGCGCGCCTGAGCGGATGCCCGGGCGGCCGGTCAGCTCGAGCGTTCGACGAGCGATTCGGCGAACCGGCTGAGCGCCTCGCGCACGCCGCCGCGCGGCAGCACGTCGAGCCCGGCGACCGCGTCGCGCGTCCACTCCAGCGCGAGGTCGCGGGTGCGGGCGGTGGCCTCGTGGTCGCGCAGGGCGGTGATCTCGTCGTCGAGGATCGATGGGTCGGCGCCCTCGCGGATGCGGGCGACGCCCGCGTCGATGCGGCCCTTCAGCGCGGGATCGAGCTCGTCGAGCAGCAGGTACGGCATGGTCGGCACGCCGGCCCGCAGGTCGGTTCCGGGCACCTTGCCGGTCTCCCCGGCGTCGGCCGACAGATCGATCACGTCGTCCATGAGCTGGAACGAGACGCCCACCTTCTCTCCGAACTGGCGCAGCGGCTCGTGGAAGCGGGCGTCGGCGCCGGAGAACAGCGCGCCGGCGTGCGCGGCGGCGGCGATGAGCGACCCGGTCTTGTCGGCGAGCACCTGGATGTAGAACGCGACCGGATCGTCGCCCGGCTGCGCGCCGATCGTCTCGTGCATCTGGCCCAGCACGAGGCGCTCGAAGGTCTCGGCCTGCATCTCGACCGCGCGCGTGCCGAGCGTGGCCATCATCACACTCGCGCGCGAGAAGAGCAGGTCGCCCGTGAGGATCGCGATGCTGTTGCCCCACACCTCGTGGGCGCTCGCGACGCCGCGGCGGCGATCCGCGCCGTCCATGACGTCGTCGTGGTAGAGCGATCCCAGGTGGGTCAGCTCGAGCGCCTTGGCGGCGGTGATCACGCCGTCGGTCGCACCCTCGCCCAGCTGCGCCGACAGCAGCGCCAGCATCGGGCGCACGCGCTTGCCGCCGGCCTCGTACAGGTAGCGGGAGGTGGCATCGACGAGCGCGTCGGTGGAGTGCAGCTCGTCCGACAGCTCCGTCTCGACCCGCTCGAGCCCGTCCTCGATGCGGGACACGAGTCGGCGGGCGGCGGGCGTCGCGAAAACGCGGTCGCTCAGACCGAAACGACTCGCGATGGGGCTCACCCTGCCAGCCTACAAGTCGCGCGAGCGCTCGATGACGCTCAGGCGGACGGCTTCGTGCCGCGGTGCAGGGCCACGATGCCGAACGTCAGGTTGCGGTAGGCGACGTCCGTCCACCCCGCCTCGCGGATCCACGCGGCGAGGGTGGGCTGATCCGGCCAGGCCTGGAT
This genomic interval from Microbacterium sediminis contains the following:
- a CDS encoding DEAD/DEAH box helicase, whose amino-acid sequence is MTSATTQTPTFADLGVPASLVDVLVAEGRPTPFPIQEATLPSTLAGRDVLGRGKTGSGKTLAFAIPLVARLAALGAERRAGAPTGLVLAPTRELATQITRVIEPLAAASGMKVTTIFGGVSQRPQETALRAGVDIVVACPGRLEDLIGQKIVRLDRVAITVLDEADHMADLGFLPGVTRLLSQTPAGGQRLFFSATLDNGIDKLVKRFLNDPVHHSIDPAESPVAAMTHHVFEIDADAKNDLVFALASGAARRLLFTRTKHQAKKLARQLTAKGIPAVDLHGNLSQNARDRNLADFASGAVKVLVATDVAARGVHVDGIELVVHVDPPAEHKAYLHRSGRTARAGSSGDVVTIMLPAQRRDTKDLLRRAAIAVTPQVVTASHPAVVALIGEVAPRVAPGPGLPGAGNPPAPGATGGGQSQGANARRKRAVREGVAEAPREGSGRSGGSRRRGGQGGQGRAGQAATGQRRTGQSQGGRSGQRSGGSSAVYSTSSGSSAPRTPRRAQG
- a CDS encoding polyprenyl synthetase family protein, producing MSPIASRFGLSDRVFATPAARRLVSRIEDGLERVETELSDELHSTDALVDATSRYLYEAGGKRVRPMLALLSAQLGEGATDGVITAAKALELTHLGSLYHDDVMDGADRRRGVASAHEVWGNSIAILTGDLLFSRASVMMATLGTRAVEMQAETFERLVLGQMHETIGAQPGDDPVAFYIQVLADKTGSLIAAAAHAGALFSGADARFHEPLRQFGEKVGVSFQLMDDVIDLSADAGETGKVPGTDLRAGVPTMPYLLLDELDPALKGRIDAGVARIREGADPSILDDEITALRDHEATARTRDLALEWTRDAVAGLDVLPRGGVREALSRFAESLVERSS
- a CDS encoding FAD-dependent oxidoreductase — encoded protein: MTKLRLAIVGAGPAGIYAADILLKTERKFDVSIDLFEHLPAPYGLVRYGVAPDHPRIKGVINALREVLDRGDIRIFGNVRFGDDITIDDLKRHYHAVIFATGAVRDASLDIPGIDAEGSFGAADFVSWFDGHPDVPRTWPLTAASVGVIGNGNVALDISRMLAKHAEDLLPTEVPQNVYEILEASPVTDVHVFGRRGPAQVKFTPLELRELGELRNVDMVVYDEDFDYDEASLAAIESNKQVKVIDRVLQSWRQRPSANNAGGSASRRLHLHFWARPVEVRTDEAGRVAALVYERTRPDGSGGVVGTGEMREVPMGQLYRAVGYFGSPLPGVPFDERHGVIPNHEGQVLAADSNERIPGMYATGWIKRGPVGLIGHTKSDAMETIQHLVNDQGSWWQPEDPSEEAIPALLAERGVSWTDLEGWHRLDEHEVSLGAPHGRARIKVVPRDEMVRISRGE